The following coding sequences are from one Rhipicephalus microplus isolate Deutch F79 chromosome 3, USDA_Rmic, whole genome shotgun sequence window:
- the LOC142804308 gene encoding uncharacterized protein LOC142804308: MAEGNGTSSQQQQRLTRVSETQRALVLAFMDEHPQLAAETIELRRGVTVDDRRRLWQNLSDALNHEGPAQEWQARWRRQVQEARRDAAAIREAQTGTGGCRLPGFRGRVLQSTGMTRFSGVSGLNYQEQADVPTAAVEMNVEATEAAADGSGTVTRKHLRT, encoded by the exons atggcggagggcaacggcaccagtagccaacagcagcagcggctcaccCGCGTTTCGGAGactcagcgcgcgctggtgctcgcctttatggacgaacatccccagctcgCGGCGGAAACCATCGAGCTGCGGCGTGGCGTCACTGTCGAcgaccggcggcggctgtggcaaaatctcagcgacgcgctgaaccatgaagGGCCTGCGCAGGAGTGGCAGGCCCGGTGGCGCAGGCAGGTGCAAGAGGCCCGCCGGGACGCCGCCGCCATCAgagaggcacaaac gggcactggTGGGTGTAggctgcctggcttccgcggccgggttctacagtcgactgggatgacacgcttcagtggcgtctCTGGTCTCAACTATCAagag CAGGCGGATGTTCCCACTGCTGCCGTGGAAATGAAcgtggaggccactgaagcggctgcagATGGCAGTGgcacagtaacacgcaagcatctgagaacttag
- the LOC142804307 gene encoding uncharacterized protein LOC142804307 has protein sequence MPCRPAVQATAATAVYRGASTMAERTRSLGRVSSAYHGTAGSLSVASSSDCGMAAEAALQGSAVEASKSGSYTLRCPDEQGGSSLVAGERTSADFVLPEKTLTCPSAVTKGTCVTGRSQNCSDSTVRGTEEASQDPPEDVSANSSTPECPRENVRSCVPATMSPSMKYKQTIKHLQAKVGAQRKTTKRVRRQPHQAPSSTSKALGVIRPHVTEEVFKLLSAHVRLRPKRKGKRFPVWYKKLALKLPRSASIPISGSIFFLALTAFIKEVAS, from the exons atgccatgccgtccggcggtccaagctacggcagctactgctgtgtatcgtggtgcttcaacaatggcagaacgcacaagaagcctgggacgagtttcctccgcataccacgggacggcag gttctctgagcgtcgcttcaagtagtgactgtggcatggctgcagaagctgcactgcaag gatctgcggtagaggcttcaaaaagcggctcctacacattgaggtgccccgatgaacagg gtggcagctcccttgtagctggtgaaagaacttctgctgacttcgtcttaccggagaaaaccttaacctgtccttcagctgtcacaaaaggaacttgtgtgaccg gccgctcgcaaaattgttccgacagcactgtccgaggcactgaagaagcttcacaagaccctccagaagacgtctccgccaacagctccacgcctgagtgccctagagaaaatg tgcgttcctgtgtgccagcgacaatgtctccatcaatgaagtacaagcaaaccattaaacatctgcaagccaaagtaggagcacagcggaaaactaccAAAAGagtgcggagacagcctcaccaagcaccgtcatcgacttcaaaggcccttggagttatccgaccgcacgtcaccgaggaggtttttaaacttctttctgcacatgttcgcttgaggcccaaacgcaagggcaagcgatTTCCCGTGTGGTACAAGAAACTCGctcttaaacttccgaggtccgcgagcataccgatttctggctccatatttttcttagCCCTcacggcgttcattaaggaggtggctagctaa